A stretch of Cellulosilyticum sp. I15G10I2 DNA encodes these proteins:
- a CDS encoding transposase, translating into MLIIKDYLKCIIISLKRQNKVLRNGTIDGYTVAAIDGTKLFGSNKKSCIECCKTKTRNNHIHHFHNAAFMSLIGKEPRLIIDFEMYKGTEDSSIKDEGELTVAKRLLSKVVKEHKHTIDVVVYDALACNSIWINNCLKSKLIPVIHVKDNNVTSIKEVKTKINKGISKETWHDYKRDCDVKAYEDSFRMDDVETPLRFVKFSKKSGEGRHSQVLVITSDFDFPLQTLYKMMHMRWDIENSIFNKPKTYCALEHCFVHDMNAIQAILYLMSIASNLIQLYVCRRLKNYVRKQFTLKEIIRLLTKELYLLKYDTKYIFNTT; encoded by the coding sequence TTGTTGATAATCAAGGATTATCTAAAATGCATAATAATATCATTAAAAAGGCAAAACAAAGTACTCAGAAACGGTACCATTGATGGTTATACTGTTGCAGCTATCGATGGTACAAAGCTATTTGGAAGCAATAAGAAAAGCTGTATTGAGTGCTGCAAAACAAAAACAAGGAATAATCACATACATCATTTTCATAACGCTGCATTTATGTCCTTGATAGGCAAAGAGCCAAGGCTAATTATAGATTTTGAGATGTACAAAGGAACTGAAGACAGTAGTATAAAAGATGAAGGCGAACTTACTGTAGCCAAAAGGCTACTCAGCAAAGTAGTAAAAGAGCATAAACATACAATAGATGTTGTAGTGTATGATGCCCTTGCCTGCAACAGCATCTGGATTAACAACTGCCTTAAATCAAAGCTTATTCCAGTTATTCATGTAAAGGATAACAATGTTACAAGCATTAAAGAAGTGAAAACTAAAATTAATAAGGGGATAAGTAAAGAAACGTGGCATGATTATAAAAGAGATTGTGATGTAAAAGCCTATGAGGATAGTTTTAGAATGGATGATGTAGAAACTCCCTTGAGATTCGTCAAGTTTAGCAAGAAAAGTGGCGAAGGTCGCCACTCGCAAGTCCTTGTTATTACAAGTGATTTTGATTTTCCGTTGCAAACACTTTACAAGATGATGCACATGAGATGGGATATAGAAAACAGTATTTTCAATAAGCCCAAAACTTACTGTGCTTTAGAACATTGTTTTGTTCATGATATGAATGCTATACAAGCTATTTTGTATTTGATGAGCATTGCGTCTAACCTTATTCAATTGTATGTTTGCAGAAGGCTAAAAAACTATGTAAGAAAGCAATTTACACTGAAAGAAATTATAAGACTACTTACTAAAGAGCTCTACTTATTGAAATACGATACAAAATATATTTTCAATACTACCTAG
- a CDS encoding chloride channel protein: protein MKQTYKTFIITILKWIFLGSLIGTIVGTLTTILLKVNDYLGDIRTENEWLIYFLPLAGIVVGYIYMHYGKSNGNDCAKGNNLVIEGVQGKATILKRIGPIVYIGTFITVLFGGSTGREGAAIQMGGSVAETINQKFKVNIMDKKVILMSGISAGFGAAFGTPITATIFGMEMIAIGKMKYQSLVLCFVSSFVSHYVSSKIWGLEHEKFIIESVPELSIITFAKIILLSVIFGLIALLYCQLRHAIQRITEKLFNSSHIKRAFVGGVIIVVLMLVVGSREYNGRSLELLEQSFDKSVPVYAFLAKLVFTAVTMGTGFVGGEAIPLFIMGATLGNVLSGVFGLPMSFLAAIGLIALFCGGTNTPIAAFILGIEMFDGKGIEYFFIVCIISYIVSGHHGLWPSQTIHDPKRRLYNLIQGETIHNIENRKKDK, encoded by the coding sequence ATGAAACAAACGTATAAAACTTTTATAATAACTATATTAAAATGGATTTTTTTGGGGAGTTTAATAGGCACAATTGTTGGAACGCTTACGACAATTTTATTAAAAGTTAACGATTACCTAGGGGACATTAGAACTGAAAATGAATGGCTTATTTATTTTCTTCCATTAGCAGGCATAGTAGTTGGATATATTTATATGCATTATGGAAAGAGTAATGGGAATGATTGTGCAAAAGGTAACAATCTTGTAATAGAAGGGGTTCAAGGAAAAGCCACAATACTAAAAAGAATAGGCCCTATTGTATATATAGGAACTTTTATTACCGTACTATTTGGTGGTTCAACAGGAAGAGAAGGTGCAGCTATTCAAATGGGTGGCAGTGTAGCTGAAACTATTAATCAAAAATTTAAAGTAAATATAATGGATAAAAAAGTTATTTTAATGAGTGGGATTAGTGCCGGATTTGGAGCGGCTTTTGGTACACCTATTACAGCAACTATTTTTGGAATGGAAATGATTGCAATAGGAAAGATGAAATATCAATCATTGGTTTTATGCTTTGTTTCGAGTTTTGTTAGTCACTATGTATCATCAAAAATTTGGGGGTTAGAACATGAGAAATTTATTATTGAGAGTGTTCCGGAGTTATCTATTATAACATTTGCAAAGATAATTTTGCTTTCTGTTATATTTGGTTTGATAGCGCTACTATATTGTCAATTACGGCATGCCATTCAGAGGATTACTGAAAAACTATTCAACAGCAGTCATATTAAAAGGGCCTTTGTTGGGGGTGTGATTATAGTTGTATTAATGCTTGTTGTTGGTTCACGTGAATATAATGGTCGTAGCTTAGAACTTTTAGAACAATCATTCGATAAAAGTGTGCCAGTATATGCATTTTTGGCTAAATTAGTATTTACTGCCGTTACAATGGGGACAGGTTTTGTGGGCGGAGAAGCCATACCGTTATTTATCATGGGAGCTACTTTAGGAAATGTCTTATCAGGTGTATTCGGATTACCTATGTCTTTTTTAGCAGCAATAGGTTTAATAGCTCTTTTTTGTGGTGGCACTAACACACCAATAGCAGCATTTATATTAGGAATTGAAATGTTTGATGGAAAAGGAATTGAGTATTTTTTTATAGTATGTATAATCAGTTACATCGTTTCAGGGCATCACGGTCTTTGGCCGTCTCAAACCATACATGATCCAAAGAGACGCTTATATAACTTAATTCAAGGAGAAACGATTCATAATATTGAAAATAGGAAAAAAGATAAGTAA
- a CDS encoding DUF421 domain-containing protein, with protein sequence MDLDFIWKALVISFGGVLILRIAGRKSISQLTVAQTTMMIAVGSLIIQPVSDKNIWITMIITLILVLALIFIEFIVMKSQNIEKFFYGSAKIVVENGNINVETLKKLRLTVDMLELRIRQQGIQNISDIEWATIESNGQLGYMLKPEKQFATKQDIQFIISLIQENIDNNSIRNSSIELGEDFNLFTEVKKKSNEVE encoded by the coding sequence TTGGATTTAGATTTTATTTGGAAAGCATTAGTGATATCTTTTGGGGGAGTACTTATATTGCGAATAGCAGGTAGAAAATCAATATCTCAACTTACAGTTGCTCAAACCACCATGATGATAGCTGTGGGTTCATTAATTATTCAGCCTGTAAGTGACAAAAATATTTGGATTACTATGATCATTACTTTAATACTTGTACTTGCACTAATTTTTATAGAGTTTATCGTAATGAAGTCCCAGAATATTGAAAAATTCTTTTACGGAAGTGCAAAAATAGTAGTGGAAAACGGTAATATAAATGTAGAAACTTTAAAAAAATTACGGTTAACAGTTGATATGTTGGAATTACGAATAAGACAACAAGGTATTCAGAATATCAGTGATATAGAATGGGCTACCATTGAGTCCAATGGTCAATTGGGCTACATGCTGAAACCCGAAAAACAATTTGCAACAAAACAGGATATACAATTTATTATTTCATTAATTCAAGAAAATATTGACAATAATAGTATTCGAAACTCTAGCATTGAATTGGGTGAAGATTTTAATTTATTTACTGAAGTAAAGAAAAAAAGTAATGAGGTAGAATGA
- a CDS encoding recombinase family protein: MFNLYLRRYSVDMIIKELADTNTISPQGKDKWSKRAIQTMLTNEKYIGNVMLGKTYTGQFPNNQQKVNRGAQEQYLMKDAHEPIINIGVFKQVQEEMKHRSNIELVNGKAKRKGTHYSAKKIEKNQGDE; the protein is encoded by the coding sequence ATCTTTAATTTATATTTAAGAAGGTATAGTGTGGATATGATTATAAAAGAATTAGCAGATACCAACACAATATCTCCTCAAGGAAAAGACAAGTGGTCCAAGCGTGCTATTCAGACCATGCTTACCAATGAAAAATATATAGGAAACGTCATGTTGGGAAAAACATATACTGGGCAATTCCCAAATAACCAGCAAAAAGTAAATCGTGGAGCACAGGAACAATATTTAATGAAAGACGCCCACGAACCTATTATTAATATTGGGGTATTTAAGCAGGTACAAGAAGAGATGAAGCATAGGAGTAATATTGAATTAGTAAATGGCAAAGCTAAAAGGAAAGGTACGCACTATAGTGCAAAGAAGATAGAAAAAAATCAAGGGGATGAATAG
- a CDS encoding recombinase family protein has protein sequence MENNRRPNVRLIPARIRADKRIAIYCRVSTTHYSQEESLEAQKYGLQQIVKINPNWTLFKVYEDQDSGGNTHRPGFRCMLLDCYENLFDIILVKSISRFSRNAVDLLGTVNKLRALGIEIVFE, from the coding sequence ATGGAAAACAATAGAAGGCCCAATGTACGATTGATTCCAGCTAGGATAAGAGCTGATAAGAGAATAGCGATCTACTGCCGTGTGAGTACAACGCATTATTCACAAGAAGAAAGTTTAGAAGCACAGAAGTATGGCTTGCAACAAATTGTTAAAATCAACCCCAACTGGACTTTGTTTAAAGTCTATGAGGATCAAGATTCTGGTGGCAACACTCATCGTCCAGGTTTTAGATGTATGCTTCTTGATTGTTATGAGAATCTCTTTGACATTATTTTGGTCAAGTCAATCAGTCGCTTTAGTAGAAATGCTGTTGATTTACTAGGGACCGTTAATAAGCTAAGAGCATTAGGCATTGAAATAGTATTTGAATAG
- a CDS encoding YwbE family protein: MNGTKRSNIKIGQSVLVVQKQDQRTGKLTEGIVKKILTNSPEHHHGIKVMLESGIVGRVNEIK, encoded by the coding sequence ATGAACGGAACAAAGAGAAGTAATATTAAAATAGGACAGTCAGTTCTAGTTGTTCAAAAACAAGATCAACGTACTGGAAAATTGACAGAAGGAATTGTGAAAAAGATACTTACCAACTCCCCTGAGCATCACCATGGGATTAAAGTAATGCTGGAAAGTGGCATTGTAGGTAGAGTAAATGAGATAAAATAA
- a CDS encoding DUF1801 domain-containing protein has protein sequence MDKIQDYINQFENTKKEWIEQLVLFMREETQLQECFDYKMPTYKGHDFYIAFAAQKNYFSFYTDEASVLELFKAEMPSTSLGKSCARIKYQEQDALNVMMHIIKEIIQIHRDIRKDSISDLPAIKKWKAIPEHGRKVLSLNVFCAKCGVTALEEGFTVHDDAPHGIILRGKCEKCGGQVVRCVESD, from the coding sequence ATGGATAAAATACAAGATTATATTAATCAGTTTGAGAATACCAAAAAAGAATGGATAGAGCAGCTTGTACTATTTATGAGAGAAGAAACACAATTACAAGAGTGCTTTGATTACAAGATGCCAACATATAAAGGACATGACTTCTATATTGCTTTTGCAGCACAAAAGAATTATTTTTCTTTTTATACAGATGAAGCAAGTGTTCTAGAATTGTTTAAAGCAGAGATGCCATCTACATCACTGGGCAAGAGCTGTGCAAGGATTAAATATCAAGAGCAAGATGCACTTAATGTAATGATGCATATTATAAAAGAAATTATACAAATACACAGAGATATCAGAAAAGATAGCATTTCCGATTTGCCTGCAATAAAAAAGTGGAAGGCTATTCCTGAACATGGAAGAAAGGTACTCAGTTTAAACGTATTCTGTGCTAAGTGTGGTGTAACTGCTTTAGAAGAAGGATTTACCGTTCATGATGATGCACCACATGGTATTATTTTAAGAGGAAAATGTGAAAAATGTGGTGGGCAAGTAGTACGCTGTGTTGAAAGTGATTAA
- a CDS encoding recombinase family protein codes for MQNNQEPKVRIIPAKIRTDKKITIYCRVSTNKHSQEESLEAQKEGLQQRVKNTLGWRLYKVYEDTASGKNTARVGFQRMRWDAHDGLFDIVLVKSSSRLSRNVEEAIEIVREFKRLGIQVEMEEENISTQDPEQDLHLSIRLSIAEAEGRALSEAIKWGTEKRVKSGTSELYRSKCFGYCKDEYGDLVINEEEATVVRYIYELYLKGYSVDMIMKVLAENSIKSPSGKGRWSKRTIQNMLTNEKYMGNVCLGKTYTGEYPNNKQKINRGERHRFLAKEAHSPIVTKDIFEKVQEEIRRRSNIEVVNGKAQRKDTHYSAKDIKRQNE; via the coding sequence AAGCATTCACAAGAAGAAAGTTTAGAGGCGCAGAAGGAAGGTCTACAGCAACGTGTAAAAAACACCTTAGGTTGGAGGTTGTATAAGGTGTATGAAGATACAGCTTCAGGCAAGAACACTGCTAGAGTAGGATTCCAAAGGATGAGATGGGATGCACATGATGGTCTCTTTGATATTGTGCTGGTTAAGTCTTCTAGCCGATTGAGTAGGAATGTAGAAGAAGCAATAGAAATAGTTAGAGAGTTCAAGAGGCTAGGTATTCAAGTGGAAATGGAAGAGGAAAACATTTCAACACAGGATCCGGAACAAGACTTACACCTATCAATACGCCTATCTATTGCAGAAGCAGAAGGTAGGGCGTTAAGTGAAGCAATCAAGTGGGGGACTGAAAAGCGAGTTAAAAGCGGCACATCAGAATTATACAGGAGTAAATGCTTTGGGTATTGCAAGGATGAATATGGTGATCTCGTTATCAATGAAGAAGAAGCCACAGTAGTTAGATACATTTATGAGTTATATCTAAAAGGCTATAGTGTGGATATGATTATGAAGGTATTAGCAGAGAATAGTATTAAGTCACCTAGCGGAAAGGGTAGGTGGTCGAAGCGTACGATCCAAAACATGCTCACCAATGAGAAGTATATGGGTAATGTATGCTTAGGGAAAACCTATACAGGAGAATATCCAAATAATAAGCAAAAGATTAATCGTGGAGAGAGACATCGATTCCTAGCAAAAGAGGCACATAGTCCGATTGTTACTAAAGATATATTTGAAAAGGTACAAGAAGAGATCCGGCGTAGGAGTAATATTGAAGTAGTAAATGGAAAAGCTCAAAGGAAAGATACCCATTACAGCGCAAAGGACATAAAACGGCAAAATGAATAG